The Solidesulfovibrio fructosivorans JJ] DNA window CGGCCGCAGCCCATACAGAAATAGCGCTCCATGCCGCCGTGGAATTCGATCACGTTTTTCGATCCGGCGGCCTGATGCAGCCCGTCAATATTTTGGGTCACGATGCCGGCAAGCCGCCCCGCCGCCTCCAGCCGGGCCAGGGCCGCATGGGCCGGATTGGGTTTTGCCGGGCCGATGACCGAAATGGCGTCGAGCAGAAACTCCCAGACTTGGCGCGGCGCGCGGTCCAGGGCCGTCGTCGTGGCCACGGCCATGGGATCGTAGCGGTCCCAGAGGCCGCCGGGGCTGCGGAAATCGGGAACGCCGCTGGCCACCGAAATACCGGCGCCGGTCAGGGCGATGGCGGTCTTGGACCGGGCCAGAAGCCCGGCCGCCTTTTCCAACGAGGCCTCATCCACGGCATACTCCCTGCATACCTCTTGGCGGTATATTTTTTCGCAGGATCGCGTCATGCTGTCAAACGGCATAACGCTTTTTGCGATAAAGGAGGCTTACCCCATGCACCCCCGCATCAAGACATTTCTTTTCTGCCTGGCGCTCGCCGTAGCAGCGCCGGTCTTTGCCGCCGAGCCCATCGTGCCGCTTTCTTCGGGCTCCGCGCCCAGGCAGCCCATCAATCCCAATGAGCCGGGCAAGCCCATCTTCAAAAACCAGGTTCCCAGAGTGACCGCGCCCACCGCGCCCGTGCCCAAACCGCCCCGCGTGACGACGCCGACGAAGCCCGTGCCCAAGGCTCCGGCCTTCAAACCGCGCCGCAAATACGTGCCGCAGCCCCCGAGCGTTGTCCGGCCCGGCGCGCCGGTGGTGGCCCCTCCGGGATCGGTCATCGTGCCCCCGGCCGCCGTCGTGCGGCAACCCGGACGGTCCGACCGGGCCAGGGCCGCCGACGTGGCCCGCTGCAACCGGGTGCAGGCCGATTGCTTCCAGCGCTGCAACCACGCCACCTTCGGCCAGGCGCGCAATCTGTGCTACAACCAGTGCAACGCCCGCTTCGTCACATGCACCAACCGGGCCAACGTCCGCCGTTAGGCGCGAGGGAGAAGCCGGGGGGAAACCTTGTCTTACGAAAGGTTCTCCCCCGGCCCCTTTCCAAATACTTTTAATAAAATTTAGCCGTTACGGAAAAATACATCCCCGTTAAAAGATTTAGGAAGGGGAGAGCGCGAGAGGGGAAACCCTTTTTAAAGGGTTTCCCCTCTCGCACTTTTCTTCCCCCTCTTCTCCACGTCCTCCCCGGGCAGCGTCGGCCGGGAGGCGGCGAAATCCGGGTCCCGGGCATCGAGCACGGCAAACAGCGCCCGCAGTTCCCCGTCGGCGCGCAGCATGCGCACATTGGCCCGGAAGTGACGGATCAGGTCCTCGCCCATGGCCCGCAGGCCCGCGCGCCTGTCGCGGCGGTACAGCCGCACGTCCTCGGCCGCCTCGCCGACCGGGTCGTAGGCCACGGCATAGCGATCCGGCGCGGCTTCGTAGAGCGCCACGGCGTCGAAGCGTTCCGGCAGCGCCACCGGCCGGGCCATGAGCACCCGCCGCCGCCGCACCGCGCCGCGACGCACCGTAAGCGTCCGCCGGCGGTAGCCTTCCCGCAGCAGCCAGACGTCGTAATAAAGGAGAAGCCGGTCGTAGAGCTTCTGGCGCATCGCATAGGCTGTCGCCAGGGCGATAACGGCCAGGGCGGCCGGAACGGTGATCCACAGGGGCAGGGCCGCGATCCGGGCAAGGACGTGCTCGGTCCAGCCGGCCAGCGCGACAGCCGCGTCGAGAAGCTTGCCCAGGGCCGCTTCCAGCAGTCCCAGACAAAAGTCCGCCGCCTTGCCCATATACCCCCACAGGGCGGCCTTCAGATGCTGCAGCAGGGCGTCATCCATACGCTTGCTCACCACACGCCATGTTAAAAAATCCCGTATGTCCGGCCGGTTGCCGACAACACCATGCCAGGGCTACACCCGCTCCATCGCGGTGGCAACAATCCCCTTGCCCGGGCAAGCCGGCAAGGCTACAGGGGGGCATGCCCAAAAACATCCGCGCCGTATTCTGGAACCTCGGCCTGCTCACTTTCGGGGGCCTGATCTTCAGCCTTGGCGTCAACGAATTCGCCGTGGGCAAAGGACTTATGTCCGGCGGCATCTCCGGTTTGGCCCTGCTCCTTTACTACCTGACCGGCGTCTTGGGTCCGGGTCCGCTCTACTTCCTGCTCAACATGCCGCTGCTACTGCTCGGCTGGCACAGCCTGTCGCGCCGCTTCTTCCTGTACACCTGTTTCGGCATGGGCATCGTCAGCCTCTTCATGCAGATCCTGCCCGAACGCGTTCTCATCGCCGACCCGCTTTTGGCCGCCATTTTCGGCGGCGCGGTCCTCGGCGCGGGCTCGGGCATCATGCTGCGCTCGCTGGGCTCCGCCGGCGGCACGGACATCCTGGCCATCTGGCTCAACCAGAAATACAATCTGCGCATCGGCCAGTTCAATTTCTTTTTCAATCTGGCCGTGTTCGCCGCCGGCTTCGCCTTCTACGAACCGACCCTGGTGCTTTATTCCATCATCCTCTCCTACACCACTTCCCAGGTCATGGAATATTTCCTGTCCCTTTTCAACCAACGCAAGATGGTGTTCATCATCTCCGACCAGACCGAGACCATCACCCGCGACATCACGCAGCGCCTTCGCTGCGGGGCGACCTTTTTGCACGGCACCGGCGCCTATACCGGCCGGGACAAGCGGGTGATCCTCACCATCACCAACAACGTGCAGATGAAACGCCTGGAGGAACTCGTCTTCAAACACGACCCCCACGCCTTCTTTGTGGTGGAAAATACCTTCAACGTCCTCGGCGGCGGCTTCGCCCAACGCAAGATTTATTGAGCGCCCGAGGCACAGGCCCGGGCAAGATCGACAAGGCGCGCGGCGGCCGCATCCCCCCGCCCCCGGGGCACGGCCGCCGCCAGCGACACCTCCGGCAGCCCCGGCTCGAGCGCCCGGAAAACCACGCCGCGCCGCCGCCATACCTTCACCGAGGCCGGCAAAAGCGCCATACCGATCCCGGCCGCGACCAGCGACAGCATGGTGAACTTCGACGCCGCCTCCTGAACCACGACCGGCCTGCCGCCCGCCGCGTCGAGCGCCGTCTCGATGGCCGCCACAAGCGCCGACGCCTGCCCGCGCCTGGGCAAAATCATGGCTTCCCCGCCAAGATCGGCCAGCGCGATCCGCTTCTTCCCGGCCAGGACATGCCCGGCCGGCACCGCCAGCAGATACGGCTCCCGGAAAAGGACGGCCACCTCCACCCCCGGCGGCTCCGGCCCGCCCTGGCGCACAAACCCCACGTCCAGCCGCCCGGCGGCCAGGGCCTCGCCCTGCTCCCGGCTGCCCATTTCCCTAAGCACCAGTTCCACATCCGGGGCATTTCGCCGAAATATGGCCAGAGTCGCGGATAAAAACGCGTCCATGGCCGGATTGACGAACCCCAGCCGAAGCCGTCCGCAAAGCCCGGCCGCCACCCGCCGGGGCACCGTCGCCGCCTCCCCGGCCAAAGCCAAAAGCGCCCGCGCCTCACGCCAAAACGCCTCCCCGGCCGGAGTCAGCGCCACCATGCGGCTGGTGCGCGCGAAAAGCGCCGCCCCCAGCTCCTCCTCGAGCGCCCGTATCCGCTGACTCAGCGGCGGCTGCGCCATGCCCAGCCGCGCCGCCGCCCGACCGAAATGCAGCTCCTCGGCCACGGCCACGAAACACTGACAATCCCGCAATTCCATGGATCGATACTTTCCACATATCAATCAGAATGTGAAATTATATTTCACATATCAATCCAGCCCGCCTACCCTGCCCGAAACAGCCCAGGGAGGCGACCATGATCCGATCACCCGTAACCGGCATCCGGGCCGCCCTGGCCCTTTTGCTCACCCTCACAACCACAACCCTTTGCGGAGGCGCGCCCATGGAAAACGAACGCTACGCACGCGGCTGGAAGGCGCTTGTCGCCCTGGCCCCCCAAAAAGCCCAGGCCGTCCAGGACGGACTGGCCGACATCGCCCCGGACATGGCCCGGTTCGTCGTGGAATTCGGCTACGGCGACGTCTTCACCCGGCCCGGGCTCGATCCGGCCTCGCGCCAGACCGCCACCATCGCCGCCCTGGCCGCCCTCGGCAACGCCGCGCCCCAGCTGCGCTTCCACATCGAAGCCGGCCTGGCCATCGGGCTAACCCCCCAAGCCGTCGTGGACATCATCTATGTCACCACCGTCTTCGCCGGCTTCCCCGCCGGGCTCAACGCCCTGGCCGCCGCCCGCGAGGTCTTCGCCGCCCAAGGCGTCGCCCCCACGCCCCCGACCGCGCCCGAAAACCCCGACCGGCGCGAACGCGGCCTCGCCGCCCTGGCCGTCACCAGCCAGTCCGCCGGACAACGCGTCGTCGATTCCCTGGCCGATATCGCGCCCGACATGGCCGGCTTCATCCTCGACTTCTCCTACGGCGACGTCATCTCCCGCGCCGTCCTCACCCCGGCCCAAAAAGAAATCGCCATGATCGCCGCCGCCACCGCCAGGGGCACCATGGCCCCGCAACTCAAAGTGCATATCAAGGCCGCCCGCAGCGTCGGCGTCAGCCGTGAACAAATCACCGAGGTCCTCATCCAGATGGCCGTCTACGCCGGCTTCCCCGCCGCCCTCAACGGCCTGGCCGTAGCCAGGGAGGCGTTCGCGGAGGAGGAAGAATGAAGAAGGAAGAGGAGACCTTCCCTGAGCTTGTTGATAAACCCAAAGGAATCAGGCTGCTGAAAAGGTTCGAGTGCAAGGCGCAAAAAAACTCCAAGGCCGACGCGTAGATAACTACGCGAGGGTTTGGAGTTTTTGAAGCAACGCAGCAATCGGGCCTTTTCAGCAGCCTGAGGGGAGGCGCTGCCTCCCCTGGCCCCCACCGCCGGGGGACTTGATGTCCCCCGGCCCCCCCTTTTACCGGGTTTGGATGGTGGGTGGAGGAGCGGTAGGCGGGGGATCTTGTCGCCGCGATCGGCCCGGCGGCAACCACGCCAGCGGCGAAGCGCCGCATTTTAAGAGTTCAAAGAGACGGACCTGGCGCGAAAATCAAGAAAATTTTGGATGGGGATAGTCGTACTACTGTTCGTAAGCGCCACCGCAAACGCGTCACAGGAGCATTCCATGGGAAACGACACATTGGAACATTGCGCTCTGGCCCTTGTCGAGTATCAGGGCGAGTGGCTCGATGCGGACGGCAAGCTCAACAAACTGATGCAGGATCGCACGCTGTTTACGGATTCCGTCGAACAGTCCGAACGCGCCCTTGAAGCGGCGCGCCGGGCGGGCATGCACATCGTCCACGTCGGCCTGCGTTTTTCACCCGGCTATCCCGAGCTGGGCAAAGCCCGGTCCGGGTTGCGGGCCGCCATTCCCAGGGCGGGAACGTTTCGGAAGGGAACGCCCGGCAGCGCCTTCGTGGAGCCGTTCGTGCCGCGAACCGGCGAGTGGGTGGTGGAAGGACGCACCGGAGCGAGCGGTTTTGCCGGGTCCAACCTGGAAAGCATGTTGCGCAACAACGGCGTGGAAACGATCTATCTGATGGGCTACGCCAGCCATGTCTGCGTCGAATCGACGCTCCGCGACGCCCATGACCGGGGTTACGACGTCGTTGTGCTGACCGACGCCACGGCGGCCTTCAACCGGGACCAGCAGCGCCACTTCGAAGAAGCCGTCGTGCATCATTTCGGTCGCGGCATAAAAACGTCCACCTTCGTACAATGGCTGCAAACCGTCGGGCATTGATACTCCCATACCCATAAAATCTTCGTTCGCCCCAAAGGGGCGACGGCGTGGTGAAGGCGGAATTTGCCCGGGACGAGCTTGTCGCGAAGCGACATGCACCGTCCCGACAAATTCCGCCGCCATCTTCCACTCTCCGCCCTTCCGCCAACCAACCAAACCTCCCGCCTGGCCAAAGCACACCAGAAGGGGGGTCCGGGGGCCCGTGGCCTCCCGGCGAAGTGCAGAGGCGGAGCCTCAGCCGGGGGTACGGGGGCAGAGCCCCCGCCTCTTCCGCCTCCGCGTCGCCGTTACCGACGACGGCGCAGCCAGTCCACCAAGCCGAAGCAGGCGGTGAGCATCATGTCGGCGCCGGGGCTGGGAAAGGTGACATCAAAGCCTTTGAGCAGCGCGCGTTTGGGGCCGATGACGCAGGTATGGGGGAAGATGCCGGCGGTTTCGGGGAAGGCCAGGGTGAGGCTGCCGTGGCCGCCTTTGTCGAAGACTTCGGCGTTGGTGAGGTCGCCGCGCCGGAAGCGTTCGAGGTCGCTCCAGACGTCGTCGGCGGGCAGCATGCCGGTGTGGTGTTCGTAGACGCCGTAGATGCGCTGGCGATGGACCAGGGCGGCGACGGTATGGCTGTTGCCGACGTTGACGAGCATGACGCCGGTCTCGGCGGAGAGGGCTTTGACGGCCGGGTCGGTGAGCATGCCGAGCACGGCGGCGGCGGCGGTATCGGCCACGGGCCCGCCGCCGATGGCGGTCTGGAGGGTGGCCAAGCGGGTGAGTTCCGGGGGCGGCGTTTCGTAGACCAGGGCTTCGGGGTGTCCGTCGGCCTCGCGCAGAAAGCGTTCCCAGAGTTTGAAGCGGCCTTCGCGGCTGCTTTTGCCGGGGTGCAGGCCGTGGTCCTGGGCACAGGCCATGACAAGTTCCGGTTCGGGCAGTCCGGCGGCGGACAGGAAACAGGACCAGAAACCGGGGTCGTAATCGGACAGCGGCAGGGGCACGTAGCCGTCGGGGCGGTGTTCGGTAATGGTAACGCCCATGGTGTCTTCGAGGCGTTTGGGATCGTCGGTCAGGGCCCAGACGGCGTCCGGGTGGGCGGCGAGAGGCAGGCCGGCCTTTCTATGGGCGCGAAACGCCTTGAAGAAGCCGCCACCCATATTCCGGCCGCACAAGTAGACGGGCTTGGCGGCGGCGGTCAACGCGGCAAGTCTTGCCGCGACGCGGCGGGCCGGCGAAGGCAGCACGAATTTGGGGCAATTTTCCGGTTCCAGATCGGGCAGGTGGTAGTAGACGTCCTGGGTACCGGAACCGATATCCAGGCACAGCGTGCGTTCGGCCATCGCCGCCTCCTTGGCTATGAAAGTGCCCGTACGTACGCCCAAAGAAGCCATGCTTCAAGGCGGAGGCGAGACCGGAGGGGACGCGGCTGAGGGCTCCGGTTACGAAAATGATACAAATCGGGATCGGAGTGAGAAAAATTTGCACACTGACCAAGGGGGGGAGATTGCGGACGGGTGGAGCGCCGTAAGGCCGGCGGCAGGGTGGCGCGGCCGGCTTACGACCAGGGGGCGGCGTTTCCTAATGAAACAGCAAGGCTTTGTAGATGAAGCGCTCGTAGACGGAGCAGACGCGCTTGGCGCTGACGGTGGCCAGGCCGAAATCCACAAGCCGGCAGTACATGTGCACGGGGTTGAGCCGATGTTGCAGGTAGTTTCGAAAGCGCTTCATGATGACACCTCGGATGGGGTGGAGCCCCCTGACGCTTTTTCATAAGCAAGAAGCGTTCCTTTTTATTTTCTCCTCCCTCCTCCGGGGAGGCCTTCGCTGTTCTTATCGGACGATCGTGAAAAGGGCTTACCCTGCCGCGGAAAGAAATAACCATGCCGCTTCCGCCGCGAGGCCATGGGGCGGCTTGCTTGCGGTCCCATACGGCAGGAGGTATCCGTAAAGACGACTTTTTTGCCGGATGCTGGCTGATCGGGCTCACCATTGCGAAACCTCAATGGTGCGATCCGGGAAGCCCGATGGCTGCCCGACCCGTATAAAAATGCGCGACAGGATGCGAATCAGACAGGCACGACCATCGGATGCCCATGTCTTGCCCACGGTCGAACGTTCGGCGGGTTCGGCCTTTCTCGTTTTGCCCGATCTGTCCTGGATCGCGCGGGACGATGTCCTGTCAACGGACCGCCATAGGGAGCTGATCGCCGACGGGCATTGCTGGGTAGCGGTCGACGAGCACGACGCGCCGGTCGGTTTTTTAAGCGCCGGACGGCTGGGGGACGGGCTCCACATCTGGGAGCTTGCCGTGGCGTTGGAGCTCCAGCGGCGCGGCATCGGCCGGGCGCTGCTCGATCGGGCCATCGAGGCGGCCAAAGCCCAAGGATTCTGGGCCATCACCTTGACGACCTTTCGGCATGTCGCCTGG harbors:
- a CDS encoding NAD-dependent deacylase, translated to MDEASLEKAAGLLARSKTAIALTGAGISVASGVPDFRSPGGLWDRYDPMAVATTTALDRAPRQVWEFLLDAISVIGPAKPNPAHAALARLEAAGRLAGIVTQNIDGLHQAAGSKNVIEFHGGMERYFCMGCGRAHAPEAALSLTRADIPWRCEACGAVVRPDIVFFGEAIPLDALDKSGQLALAADLIIVAGTSGEVAPANLLPREVRARGGTVVEINLTESALTGLADVSIFAAAETALPALAERALS
- a CDS encoding YitT family protein, whose product is MPKNIRAVFWNLGLLTFGGLIFSLGVNEFAVGKGLMSGGISGLALLLYYLTGVLGPGPLYFLLNMPLLLLGWHSLSRRFFLYTCFGMGIVSLFMQILPERVLIADPLLAAIFGGAVLGAGSGIMLRSLGSAGGTDILAIWLNQKYNLRIGQFNFFFNLAVFAAGFAFYEPTLVLYSIILSYTTSQVMEYFLSLFNQRKMVFIISDQTETITRDITQRLRCGATFLHGTGAYTGRDKRVILTITNNVQMKRLEELVFKHDPHAFFVVENTFNVLGGGFAQRKIY
- a CDS encoding LysR family transcriptional regulator: MELRDCQCFVAVAEELHFGRAAARLGMAQPPLSQRIRALEEELGAALFARTSRMVALTPAGEAFWREARALLALAGEAATVPRRVAAGLCGRLRLGFVNPAMDAFLSATLAIFRRNAPDVELVLREMGSREQGEALAAGRLDVGFVRQGGPEPPGVEVAVLFREPYLLAVPAGHVLAGKKRIALADLGGEAMILPRRGQASALVAAIETALDAAGGRPVVVQEAASKFTMLSLVAAGIGMALLPASVKVWRRRGVVFRALEPGLPEVSLAAAVPRGRGDAAAARLVDLARACASGAQ
- a CDS encoding carboxymuconolactone decarboxylase family protein, whose product is MIRSPVTGIRAALALLLTLTTTTLCGGAPMENERYARGWKALVALAPQKAQAVQDGLADIAPDMARFVVEFGYGDVFTRPGLDPASRQTATIAALAALGNAAPQLRFHIEAGLAIGLTPQAVVDIIYVTTVFAGFPAGLNALAAAREVFAAQGVAPTPPTAPENPDRRERGLAALAVTSQSAGQRVVDSLADIAPDMAGFILDFSYGDVISRAVLTPAQKEIAMIAAATARGTMAPQLKVHIKAARSVGVSREQITEVLIQMAVYAGFPAALNGLAVAREAFAEEEE
- a CDS encoding cysteine hydrolase, whose translation is MGNDTLEHCALALVEYQGEWLDADGKLNKLMQDRTLFTDSVEQSERALEAARRAGMHIVHVGLRFSPGYPELGKARSGLRAAIPRAGTFRKGTPGSAFVEPFVPRTGEWVVEGRTGASGFAGSNLESMLRNNGVETIYLMGYASHVCVESTLRDAHDRGYDVVVLTDATAAFNRDQQRHFEEAVVHHFGRGIKTSTFVQWLQTVGH
- a CDS encoding DUF1786 domain-containing protein, translated to MAERTLCLDIGSGTQDVYYHLPDLEPENCPKFVLPSPARRVAARLAALTAAAKPVYLCGRNMGGGFFKAFRAHRKAGLPLAAHPDAVWALTDDPKRLEDTMGVTITEHRPDGYVPLPLSDYDPGFWSCFLSAAGLPEPELVMACAQDHGLHPGKSSREGRFKLWERFLREADGHPEALVYETPPPELTRLATLQTAIGGGPVADTAAAAVLGMLTDPAVKALSAETGVMLVNVGNSHTVAALVHRQRIYGVYEHHTGMLPADDVWSDLERFRRGDLTNAEVFDKGGHGSLTLAFPETAGIFPHTCVIGPKRALLKGFDVTFPSPGADMMLTACFGLVDWLRRRR
- a CDS encoding GNAT family N-acetyltransferase; this encodes MPTVERSAGSAFLVLPDLSWIARDDVLSTDRHRELIADGHCWVAVDEHDAPVGFLSAGRLGDGLHIWELAVALELQRRGIGRALLDRAIEAAKAQGFWAITLTTFRHVAWNQPFYEKMGFRVMDPPPRDLQRILDEEAAHGLPMDKRCAMARKP